In Candidatus Neomarinimicrobiota bacterium, the following are encoded in one genomic region:
- a CDS encoding D-alanine--D-alanine ligase — protein MKVGVLMGGNSSEWEVSLNTGQTVSEAVERIGWDAHPCPYEDDISSVIPTLKTVDVVFNALHGGEGENGVVQGILEKNGIRYTGSGPEASALAMDKQKTKVLLSRNSIATPPWLFLPTEDATGVNSEGGKITYPVVVKPRADGSTMGVSLVKRAEDFDSAVALAREFGPDVIVERYIPGREITVAILDNSALPVIEIIPTNELYDYQCKYTTGMSQYECPARLTGELAEAVSSASERISSLLGCRHYCRVDFRLNSDGLFFCLEVNTLPGLTGTSLVPKAGGAKGISFEELIEKIVTAALKNG, from the coding sequence ATGAAGGTTGGCGTATTGATGGGGGGAAATTCATCCGAGTGGGAGGTGTCCCTCAATACGGGACAAACCGTCTCGGAGGCTGTGGAGAGGATTGGATGGGACGCTCATCCGTGTCCCTATGAGGATGACATAAGCTCTGTCATCCCCACTCTCAAAACGGTTGATGTCGTGTTCAATGCGCTTCATGGTGGTGAGGGGGAAAACGGTGTGGTTCAGGGAATTCTCGAGAAAAACGGGATTCGCTATACCGGGTCAGGGCCTGAAGCATCAGCCCTGGCCATGGACAAGCAGAAGACAAAGGTCCTTCTCTCAAGAAACAGCATAGCCACGCCCCCTTGGTTATTTCTTCCGACAGAGGATGCCACAGGGGTGAATTCGGAAGGAGGAAAGATCACCTACCCTGTCGTGGTAAAGCCGAGAGCGGATGGTAGTACCATGGGAGTATCGCTGGTGAAAAGGGCTGAAGATTTTGATTCCGCCGTAGCGCTGGCCCGGGAGTTCGGTCCTGACGTTATCGTGGAACGATACATTCCCGGAAGGGAGATTACAGTTGCCATTCTGGACAACAGTGCGCTTCCCGTCATTGAAATCATCCCCACAAATGAACTCTATGATTATCAGTGCAAATATACCACCGGAATGTCTCAATATGAATGTCCCGCCCGGCTTACCGGTGAGTTGGCGGAAGCCGTTTCATCGGCCTCAGAGAGGATCTCCAGCCTTCTGGGGTGCCGGCACTACTGCCGTGTGGATTTTCGACTGAATTCTGACGGTCTGTTTTTCTGTCTGGAGGTAAACACACTGCCTGGTCTCACCGGTACAAGTCTTGTCCCCAAGGCGGGGGGGGCGAAGGGAATTTCCTTTGAAGAATTGATCGAAAAAATCGTGACGGCGGCCCTCAAGAATGGGTAA
- a CDS encoding HAD family hydrolase, with protein sequence MKGSRDATIFLDRDGTLNPDPGYISSLDQFRFYTDAMDALDRLARGGFSFVIVTNQSGIGRGIIPLTAMESINDFISQSFDRRNIPLLGIYTCPHLPEEGCDCRKPGTGMFEQASADHHIVLGDSYLIGDSVRDIQAGKSLGVTTLLVRTGNGGESEASLSETGMEADFTGDSLVECAEFILAGKTHS encoded by the coding sequence ATGAAAGGAAGCAGGGATGCAACGATCTTTCTCGACAGGGATGGCACGTTGAATCCCGATCCGGGCTACATTTCTTCCCTTGACCAATTCAGATTTTATACAGACGCGATGGACGCCTTGGACCGTCTTGCCAGAGGTGGATTCAGTTTTGTGATCGTGACCAATCAGTCCGGGATAGGGAGGGGAATCATACCGCTCACGGCGATGGAGAGCATCAACGATTTCATCAGCCAGTCTTTCGACCGGAGGAACATTCCGCTTCTGGGCATCTACACTTGTCCCCACCTTCCGGAAGAAGGATGTGACTGTCGAAAACCGGGTACCGGAATGTTCGAGCAGGCATCTGCTGACCATCATATCGTACTTGGTGATTCTTACCTGATCGGCGATTCCGTCCGCGACATCCAGGCGGGAAAATCGTTGGGAGTGACCACTCTTCTCGTGCGAACTGGGAACGGAGGGGAGAGTGAGGCCTCGTTGTCTGAAACAGGAATGGAAGCGGATTTCACTGGGGACAGTCTTGTCGAATGCGCAGAATTCATTTTGGCGGGGAAAACCCATTCATGA